GTTCGACGGGCGGCGGGCGTCACGCTCGCGCTTTTGGCATACCTCGCGGACATCCTTCGACAGGCTCACCCTTCGACAAGCTCAGGGTGACACAGCGCCCTTCGACAGGCGCACCCTTCGACAAGCTCAGGGTGACAGGGGACGCCTAAGGGGAGGCGCTGGGAGATGTCGTTGACGATGGAGTGGGAGATGGAGTGGGCGTGGTGCCGGGAGGCACTTGTGCGCCGTAGAGTGCGAGCAGCCAGACCTGGCTGTGCCGCACCATGACTCTCGGAACGTTGAACGAGAACTCGATGACGTTCGGCTGCGGCGTGGTGTATTTCTGATAGCTGCTGCCGAGCATGAACTGATCGATCCGCTTGCCGCGCAGCGACGACTCGTTGTAGAGCTGAAGCGCGAAGACGCGGCCGGTATACTGCATCGCCGGAAGCGTGTACTGCACGGTCGTGCCGCCGTTGAGTTGAAAGTCCGTATTGCTCTGCAAGCGGATCGCGACGAGCGGCGTGATATGCATGAACATCGGATTCGGATTGGTCATGTTCGGAAGATCGTGCGGCAACGGCTCCACTTGCACCGTCAGCATGCCGCCGGGAGACGGCGTGGGCGTGGCACTGTCGCTATCGTCTTCATCGTCGGACGAGGCGCTCGGCGAGGGGCTAGGCGTGGGACTCGGCGTCGCGGTCGCCTTCGACCCGGGCGACGACGACGGCGCGGGTGTCGGCATGTTGAACGAGATACTGCAAGTAAACTGTTGAGTGAACTCCGTTACCAGCGGGCACTTCATGCCGCTGGGACCTTGGCCGATCGGATATTGCGCTTCGTTGGGTGCAAGCGTCGCGCCGGGGTTGGCGAGTTGTTCTTGTCCGTTCATTCCAACGTTGGGGCCGGAAATCTGATTGTTGCCCATACCGGAGATACCGCCGCCGCCGATGTTGCCGTTCATCGAACCGGGCTGCGTGACCGGAGGCGCCATCTCGCCGCCCATGCCGCTATCGAGCCCGGACATCCCTTGGCACGAGCCCAAAAGCAAAGCGAGCCCGGCGAAAAGGACGCGCGCATCGTACCACATCGTCTTACTGCTTCGTTTCAACTATTCTCCGCAACTCTTCGACGAACGACTCGACGGAAATTGTACGCTTCTCTTCGACGCCGCGCTGATTCACGTTCACAGTACCGTCCACAACCTCTTGTTTACCCGTTACTAAGATGTAGGGCACTTTCTGGGTCTTCCAGTGCCGTATCTTGTAGCCGAGCTTCTCATTACTTTCGTCGAGCTCTACCCGAAAGCCCGCTCCCTCTAGCCGTGCCGCCACCTCGCGCGCATAACTCCGTTGTTCCTGAGAAATCGCTGTGACGACGACTTGGATCGGAGCCAGCCATGCTGGAAAGGCGCCGCCATAATGCTCGATCAGTATACCGAAGAAACGCTCCAGCGAGCCCGCAAGTGCCCGGTGAATCATCACGGGCGTCTTGTCGAGCCCGTCGGCATCTCGATACTTTAGCGCAAATCGAGCAGGCAAGACGAAGTCAACTTGCACGGTGCCGAGCTGCCACGGCCGGCCGATCGCGTCACGCACGTTGATATCGAGCTTGGGACCGTAGAACGCCCCGCCTTCCTCGTCGACCTCGAAGGGAAGCTCATAGCGATCGAGCGCTTTGCGAATGGCCTCTTCGGCGATCGCGTCCGTCGGCGTGCGTGCGTTTTCCGCGCGCCGCGAGAGCACGTATCGTACGTCGCTGAAGCCAAAGGCGGTCATGAGGCGACGAGCTTCCTCGACGGTCTGCTCGAACTCGTGCTGGAGTTGTTCGGGCGTGCAGAAGAGATGCGCGTCGTCTTGGGTGAAGCCGCGCACCCGCGTCAGACCGTGCATCACGCCCGACCGTTCGAAGCGATAGACCGTGCCGAACTCCGAGTAGCGCAGGGGCAGGTCGCGATAGCTGTGCAGGCGGCTTCGGTAGATGAGAATGTGTCCTGGACAGTTCATCGGCTTGAGCCGAAACGTCTGATTCTCGACTTCGATCGGTCCAAACATGTTCTCGGCGAAATTTTCGATATGTCCGGAAATTTCGTAGAGGCGCTCGGAGACGATGTGGGGCGTGACGACGGGCTGGTAACCGCGCTCGCGCAAGCCCTCGCGAATAAAGTTTTCGATGATGCCGCGGACGATCGCGCCGTGTGGATGCCAGAATACCAAGCCTCCGCCGGCGTCTTCTTCGATCGAGAAGAGATCGAGCTCAGCTCCGAGCTTGCGATGGTCGCGTCTCTGCGCTTCTTCGAGGCGAGAAAGGTAGGCCGTAAGGTCGGCTTGGGAATGCCAGGCGGTGCCGTAAATGCGTTGCAGCATCGGATTCTGCTCGTTGCCGCGCCAGTATGCGCCGGCGACGGTGGTGAGCTTGAATGCGCCGATCGCGCCGGTTGACTCGGCGTGGCCGCCGCGGCAAAGGTCGGTGAAATCGCCGATGCTGTAGAGCGTGATCGGCTCGCCCTCGGGGATCTCACGCGCGATCTCGAGCTTGTACGGATTATCCTTGAAGGCGTCGACCGCTTCTTGCCGAGTAACGCCACGTCCGACCATCGGATAATTCGCCTCGACAATCTCGCGCATGCGGCTTTCGAGCCGTTGCAGATCGTCGGCTGTGAACGGCGCGACGCGATCGAAATCGTAGTAAAAGCCGTTCTCGATCGAGGGGCCAATGGTCGGTTTGGCATCCGGAAAGAGGTCTTGCACGGCGTACGCAAGTACGTGCGCAGCCGTATGGCGGAGCTCCGGAAGAGACGGCCGGCGATCGTCAGGCATCGGGGTCGGCGGCTTCGGTTCCTCGCACCTCGACTCCGCTCGGAGACTCCGGGCGTCTTAACATGGGGTTAATCGAGGTGCCCTTACACTAGGGCGGTACTTACCTTACATAAGGAGACTTTCTGTGAGAGGATCGCTCGTTCGCTGCTTTACGACGGCCGCCATTGCGGTCGCCCTGACCCTGCCGGCTGCGGCCGCAACGCAGCTGACCGGTGCCGGGTCGAGCTTCGATTACCCGTTCTTTTCCAAAGCCTTTTACGTCTATAACCAGCAGAAGCCCGACGTGACGATCAACTATCAGTCGATCGGCAGTGGAGGCGGCATTCAGCAGTTCACCGCAAAGAACGTCGATTTCGGCGCGACCGACGTTCCCATGAACGCCGACGAGCTGGCCCGCGCCGGCCAACCCGTATTGCAGATTCCGGTGACGTTAGGCGGCGCCGCCGTGGCCTACAACGTGCCGGGCCTGAGCGGTCCGATCCACCTGACGCGGCAGATCGTTGCCGACATCTACCTTGGTAAAATTCTCAAGTGGAACGACCCTCGTATCGCCGCGCTCAACCGTGGCATGCGGCTGCCCGACATGTCGATCGTCGTCGTGCATCGTTCCGACGGCTCGGGCACGAGCTATATCTTCACCGACTTCCTGAGCCACGTTTCGCCCGACTGGAAGAGCCGGGTCGGCACCGGTAAAAGCGTTTCCTGGCCGGCGCCCAGTTCGGTTGGCGCCAAGGGCAACGAAGGCGTAGCCGGACAGGTGCGCACCACTCCCGGCGCGATCGGTTATGTCGAGCTCGCGTACGTTCTCGAAAATCACATGGATGCGGCGGTCCTGCAAAACCGCTCCGGCAAGTGGGTTGCTTGTTCGACCGGCACCGTGGCTGCAGCCGCCGCCACCAAACCAAGCGTTAGCCCAAAAAACTTCTCGATCGTCGACAGCCCCGGAGCCAACTCGTATCCGATTTCGGGCTACTCTTGGATCGTAGTCTACAAGAAACCAGCGGATGCCGCGCGCGCGAAGCTGCTCTATGAGGTGCTTTTGTGGCTCGTCGGACCGCAAGGCCAGTCGAACGCGAAATCGGTCGATTACGTGCCGTTGCCGGTGAACGTTCAGAACGCCGCTGCGGCAACGCTGCGGCAAATGCAGCGCTAATTGAATTCGGAGGTAAGCGAGCCGCGCTTTCGGCGCGTCGCCCGCTTCGTTAGCGCGGCCGACCGCGGCTTTGCCGCGGTCGTTTACGGCGGGAGCATTCTTTTCGCACTGCTGATCGTCGGACTGTTCGTCGAGCTCGTGCTTGGATCGTGGCCGTCGATCGTCCACTTCGGCCCCGCCTTCATCTGGAAGAGCGCCTGGGACCCGAGCACGAGTAAGTTCGGCGCACTGCCGATGATCTACGGGACGGTCGTCACCTCGTTCATCGCGATCGTCTTGGCGGCGTTCGTCGGGATCATGGCCGCCGTCTTTCTCGCGGACTTCGCGCCGCGTTGGCTTGCGGCGCCGCTCTCGTTTCTTATCGAGCTCCTCGCCGCGGTACCCAGCGTCGTCTATGGCCTGTGGGGGCTCTTCGTGCTCTCGCCGTTCGTCCGCACCGCAATCGGACCGGCGCTGCAAAAGGTGCTCGGCTGGACGCCGCTTTTTGCGGGGCCAATTTACGGCGTTGGGTTACTAACCGCTGGAATCATTCTTGCGCTGATGATCGTCCCGACGGTTACCGCGATCTCGCGAGATGTCATCGTGGCGATTCCGCGCGACCTGCGCGAGGCATCGATGGCACTAGGGTCGACCAAGTGGGAGACGGCAACGCGCGTGGTATTGCCGGCGGCCCGGGTCGGCATTTTTGGTGCGTGCGTGTTGGCGTTGGGCCGCGCGTTGGGCGAAACAATCGCGGTCACGATGGTGATCGGCAACCGGCCGCAAATTTCTGCGTCGCTCTTTGCTCCGTCGTACACGCTTGCCAGCGTGATCGCCAACGAGTTCACGGAAGCGACGACGAGTATTTACATTAGCGCGCTCATCGAGCTGGGCTTGATTCTCTTCATCGTGAGCATCGTCGTCAACGGCTTGGCGCGATTGATGATCTGGCGCGTGCGGGGCTCGAGTTGAGCGTCGAGATGATGCGCTATCACCGACTGCGACAGCGGCGGGCGCTGGGATCGCTCGGAACGGCGTTGGCGCTGCTCTGCGCCGTCCTGGCC
This Candidatus Eremiobacterota bacterium DNA region includes the following protein-coding sequences:
- the pstC gene encoding phosphate ABC transporter permease subunit PstC yields the protein MNSEVSEPRFRRVARFVSAADRGFAAVVYGGSILFALLIVGLFVELVLGSWPSIVHFGPAFIWKSAWDPSTSKFGALPMIYGTVVTSFIAIVLAAFVGIMAAVFLADFAPRWLAAPLSFLIELLAAVPSVVYGLWGLFVLSPFVRTAIGPALQKVLGWTPLFAGPIYGVGLLTAGIILALMIVPTVTAISRDVIVAIPRDLREASMALGSTKWETATRVVLPAARVGIFGACVLALGRALGETIAVTMVIGNRPQISASLFAPSYTLASVIANEFTEATTSIYISALIELGLILFIVSIVVNGLARLMIWRVRGSS
- the thrS gene encoding threonine--tRNA ligase; amino-acid sequence: MPDDRRPSLPELRHTAAHVLAYAVQDLFPDAKPTIGPSIENGFYYDFDRVAPFTADDLQRLESRMREIVEANYPMVGRGVTRQEAVDAFKDNPYKLEIAREIPEGEPITLYSIGDFTDLCRGGHAESTGAIGAFKLTTVAGAYWRGNEQNPMLQRIYGTAWHSQADLTAYLSRLEEAQRRDHRKLGAELDLFSIEEDAGGGLVFWHPHGAIVRGIIENFIREGLRERGYQPVVTPHIVSERLYEISGHIENFAENMFGPIEVENQTFRLKPMNCPGHILIYRSRLHSYRDLPLRYSEFGTVYRFERSGVMHGLTRVRGFTQDDAHLFCTPEQLQHEFEQTVEEARRLMTAFGFSDVRYVLSRRAENARTPTDAIAEEAIRKALDRYELPFEVDEEGGAFYGPKLDINVRDAIGRPWQLGTVQVDFVLPARFALKYRDADGLDKTPVMIHRALAGSLERFFGILIEHYGGAFPAWLAPIQVVVTAISQEQRSYAREVAARLEGAGFRVELDESNEKLGYKIRHWKTQKVPYILVTGKQEVVDGTVNVNQRGVEEKRTISVESFVEELRRIVETKQ
- the pstS gene encoding phosphate ABC transporter substrate-binding protein PstS; the encoded protein is MRGSLVRCFTTAAIAVALTLPAAAATQLTGAGSSFDYPFFSKAFYVYNQQKPDVTINYQSIGSGGGIQQFTAKNVDFGATDVPMNADELARAGQPVLQIPVTLGGAAVAYNVPGLSGPIHLTRQIVADIYLGKILKWNDPRIAALNRGMRLPDMSIVVVHRSDGSGTSYIFTDFLSHVSPDWKSRVGTGKSVSWPAPSSVGAKGNEGVAGQVRTTPGAIGYVELAYVLENHMDAAVLQNRSGKWVACSTGTVAAAAATKPSVSPKNFSIVDSPGANSYPISGYSWIVVYKKPADAARAKLLYEVLLWLVGPQGQSNAKSVDYVPLPVNVQNAAAATLRQMQR